A genomic region of Pseudomonas sp. KU43P contains the following coding sequences:
- a CDS encoding SMI1/KNR4 family protein, protein MVVHTERRDAASDKDIEASSKRLGLASDSWVVGFWKVSDGALLNDQVMIYSVGDIEERNSTFEVDKNFKGKIAVGDDSGGRMILIDKSGVPGFWLVDSGSVSLDEFDRFESLEKLLDFIEEGEEGDSGAGVGDIITIGGCKPSLEEVVGIKKSLGVDLSVVHLKKILAEPGEVIMKSVYAQKYRDALLKYSHIIRFN, encoded by the coding sequence ATGGTAGTTCATACTGAGCGTCGCGATGCTGCTTCTGATAAAGATATTGAGGCTTCAAGCAAGCGCCTTGGGCTTGCTAGTGACTCATGGGTGGTTGGTTTTTGGAAGGTGAGTGACGGAGCGCTCCTGAATGATCAGGTTATGATTTATTCAGTGGGGGATATCGAGGAGCGTAATAGTACATTTGAAGTCGATAAAAATTTTAAAGGTAAGATTGCTGTCGGGGATGATTCTGGTGGCAGAATGATATTGATCGATAAAAGCGGAGTGCCTGGGTTTTGGCTGGTGGATTCAGGTAGTGTGTCACTAGACGAATTTGATAGATTCGAATCGCTAGAAAAACTTTTAGATTTTATAGAAGAGGGCGAGGAAGGTGATTCAGGGGCGGGTGTAGGTGATATCATCACCATAGGAGGTTGTAAGCCAAGTCTCGAAGAGGTTGTTGGCATAAAGAAGTCGTTGGGAGTTGACTTGTCGGTGGTGCATTTAAAAAAAATATTGGCTGAGCCAGGGGAGGTTATCATGAAGTCTGTTTATGCGCAGAAATATAGAGATGCGCTGCTTAAGTATTCGCATATTATTCGGTTTAATTAA
- a CDS encoding RHS repeat-associated core domain-containing protein, which produces MFEAARLHDEIEHTNALAGFLAGAVVGLAIATAAAFAICTVGFGSFLLVAAIGIGAGMLPGLGERYGAKSSSPAGQIELAGCSTNVFINNRNAAHATLSTAKCEKHPAPVLVAEGSSNVFINGVAASRKGDKLTCGAKIAGGSHNVFIGGGTERYLPVDDEVPEWLRVTVDVLMIVASMGRSVYSIGRLGLQSGLKAAGPCALQTGATIAASYLAGRFIIGPAVERAIGGFTGNPVDMTRGRKLLANEVDFVLPGLMPIDWSRFYASDLTVDSVLGQGWILPWEQSLRRSGGFVYHTDNQGRSVPFIDLEPGESIYNPHERIHLVRTQGGHYVLQTLDNVFFYFGEVPNDNTGVPLQRLENALGHYLHFTRTADGRLTDITAPGAVRVHLHYDNPLGRLTDVKRVIGERAVETLVRYRYDDNGQLAEVINRNGDSVRHFGYAENVMTRHTNALGLICEYRWENQGNKPRVVEHWTSDGEHYHFRYDFASRTSWATDVLGRELEIHYNEDNRVIASRDFGGERYAMDLDASGNLVGITLPDGNQLALKYDDFSRLIEETDPLGRTISYKHHFATPLVTETRFPDGSVWQSRYDAKGNLLTEIDPLGNKTQYLNSDDGLPHTIIDANFKSKYLWWNAYAQVERFEDCSGKSTYYRYDDRQHLVAVTDALNTTTTLERKPDGEVLRIQHPDGTAERFTYNTLGQVLTHTDGKGQTTSLQRTSRGLPSSRQDAKGQWIRYEYDKALRLTALVNENSASYRFAYDASDRLIEEVRVDNLTRRFSYNEGGHLVRMDEIGYGENGERPERDTLFDRDAIGRLIAKINHDARQNFKYDEADRILSIHRQPTNVGKRLGITEEKLSYSYDLLGRLTQELTPDGALDYEYDALSNLTTLTLPDGRKLNHLYYGSGHLHQLNLDGQVISDIERDDLHREVYRTQGKLTSCFGYDAMGRKAWQFASTLPADKLSQVHNAGIHTSLLVEHAYNPIHRRYQYDPAGELVRTLDKLRGEIKYAYEANGQLRSRDTGSLVGSEEFRYDAAANRLDFNARQFDQVKDNRIKRWRDQEYRYDPWGNLIEKCSGHSKLQSFSYDCENRLVRTETLRNGKLESTGLYRYDSLGRRVAKHAEIDGVVEQKRFLWQGLRMLREETPGQNILYLYEPGSYAPLARVDQAEGEAQKVYYFHTDQIGTPLELTNAEGEIVWQATYRSWGSIEHLAVNEVEQNLRLQGQYLDSESLLNYNTFRYYDPEVGRFTTQDPISIEGGFNLYRYVPNPTGWVDPWGWACNKPGGYKSGDVDVHGNLSPQVNRAVGNKNVAADGFVQSHHFIQHEWARLNVKGYKRNSAPAILLKSSTGEPHAMISAMQRSRRSGSGFGGTLRDEFNVAYKEMIGAGVSPGAAKRAASKSYKYYEALGAFN; this is translated from the coding sequence ATGTTCGAAGCTGCGCGGCTACATGACGAGATTGAACATACCAATGCCTTGGCAGGCTTTTTGGCTGGAGCAGTGGTTGGCTTGGCAATCGCTACGGCGGCTGCCTTTGCGATATGCACCGTAGGCTTCGGTAGTTTTCTGTTGGTGGCGGCTATTGGCATTGGCGCCGGCATGCTACCAGGGTTGGGTGAAAGGTATGGCGCGAAGTCCAGCTCACCGGCGGGGCAGATAGAGTTGGCCGGTTGTTCGACGAACGTGTTCATCAACAACCGTAATGCGGCCCACGCTACGTTGAGTACCGCCAAGTGCGAGAAACATCCTGCGCCTGTATTGGTCGCAGAAGGCTCCTCCAACGTATTCATCAACGGTGTCGCGGCCTCTCGCAAGGGTGACAAGCTTACTTGCGGAGCCAAGATTGCCGGAGGCTCCCATAACGTCTTCATCGGCGGAGGCACGGAGCGCTACTTGCCCGTGGATGATGAAGTTCCAGAATGGCTACGCGTCACGGTCGATGTATTGATGATTGTGGCGTCCATGGGGCGATCGGTGTATTCGATTGGCCGCCTGGGCCTGCAGTCTGGACTCAAAGCCGCCGGCCCATGCGCATTACAGACCGGCGCCACCATCGCTGCTAGTTATCTTGCCGGGCGCTTCATCATCGGGCCCGCCGTGGAGCGGGCCATTGGTGGTTTTACCGGCAATCCAGTAGACATGACCCGCGGCCGCAAACTCCTGGCCAACGAAGTGGACTTCGTTTTGCCGGGTTTGATGCCAATCGACTGGTCCCGCTTCTATGCCAGCGACCTTACCGTCGACAGCGTATTGGGCCAAGGTTGGATTTTACCTTGGGAACAGAGCCTGCGTCGTAGCGGTGGCTTTGTCTATCACACTGACAACCAGGGTCGCAGTGTCCCGTTCATTGATCTTGAGCCCGGCGAAAGCATCTACAACCCCCATGAGCGCATCCATCTGGTGCGTACCCAGGGTGGGCACTATGTCCTGCAAACGCTTGATAATGTCTTTTTCTACTTTGGCGAAGTGCCGAACGACAATACGGGGGTGCCCCTGCAGCGCCTGGAAAATGCGCTTGGTCACTATCTGCATTTCACCCGTACTGCCGACGGCCGTCTGACGGACATTACTGCACCTGGGGCTGTGCGCGTGCATTTGCACTACGACAATCCTCTCGGCCGTCTTACTGATGTGAAACGTGTAATCGGTGAGCGTGCGGTCGAAACGTTGGTGCGTTACCGCTATGACGATAATGGTCAACTCGCAGAAGTGATCAACCGCAACGGCGACTCGGTGCGCCACTTCGGCTATGCCGAAAATGTCATGACCCGGCACACCAACGCGCTGGGCCTGATCTGCGAGTATCGATGGGAAAACCAAGGCAACAAACCACGGGTAGTCGAGCACTGGACCAGTGACGGCGAGCACTATCACTTCCGATACGACTTCGCTAGCCGCACCAGTTGGGCCACGGACGTACTGGGCCGCGAGCTGGAGATCCACTACAACGAAGACAACCGCGTCATTGCCAGCCGCGACTTCGGCGGTGAACGCTACGCTATGGACCTGGACGCTTCCGGCAACCTGGTCGGCATCACCTTGCCCGATGGCAACCAGCTCGCGCTCAAGTACGATGACTTCTCCCGGCTGATCGAGGAAACCGACCCGCTGGGCCGCACCATCAGCTACAAACACCACTTCGCCACGCCCTTGGTAACCGAAACTCGTTTCCCGGATGGCAGCGTCTGGCAGTCGCGCTATGACGCCAAAGGCAATCTGCTCACCGAGATCGATCCGCTCGGCAACAAGACCCAGTACCTCAATAGTGATGACGGTCTGCCGCACACGATCATTGACGCCAATTTCAAGTCCAAGTACCTCTGGTGGAACGCCTACGCCCAGGTCGAGCGTTTCGAAGACTGTTCAGGCAAGAGTACTTATTACCGCTACGACGATCGCCAGCACCTGGTGGCCGTCACCGATGCGCTGAACACCACCACGACCCTGGAGCGCAAACCTGACGGTGAAGTGCTGCGCATTCAGCACCCCGATGGCACGGCCGAACGCTTCACCTACAACACCCTCGGCCAAGTGCTGACGCATACCGACGGTAAGGGCCAGACCACGAGCCTGCAGCGTACCTCCCGCGGCCTGCCGAGCAGCCGCCAGGATGCCAAAGGGCAGTGGATCCGCTACGAGTACGACAAGGCCCTGCGCCTTACCGCGTTGGTCAACGAGAACAGCGCGAGTTATCGCTTTGCCTACGATGCGTCGGATCGACTGATTGAAGAAGTGCGGGTGGATAACCTCACTCGGCGCTTCAGCTACAACGAGGGCGGCCACCTGGTACGCATGGATGAGATTGGCTATGGCGAAAATGGCGAGCGCCCTGAACGCGACACGCTGTTCGATCGCGACGCCATTGGCCGTCTGATCGCCAAGATCAACCACGATGCACGACAGAATTTCAAGTACGACGAAGCGGATCGGATTCTGAGCATCCACCGCCAGCCGACCAATGTAGGCAAGCGGCTTGGTATTACCGAGGAGAAACTGAGTTACAGCTATGACCTGCTGGGCCGGCTTACTCAGGAACTTACGCCGGACGGCGCGCTGGACTATGAGTACGACGCGCTCAGCAACTTGACCACGCTGACCCTGCCGGACGGGCGCAAGCTCAACCATCTGTACTACGGCAGCGGCCACCTGCACCAGTTGAACCTGGACGGGCAGGTGATCAGCGACATAGAACGCGATGACCTGCACCGTGAGGTGTACCGGACCCAAGGCAAGCTCACCAGTTGCTTCGGTTACGACGCCATGGGGCGCAAGGCGTGGCAGTTTGCGTCAACGTTACCCGCCGACAAACTCTCCCAGGTGCACAACGCGGGTATCCACACCTCGTTGCTGGTGGAGCATGCCTACAACCCGATTCACCGCCGCTATCAGTACGATCCGGCGGGCGAGTTGGTGCGCACCCTGGACAAGCTGCGTGGCGAGATCAAGTACGCGTACGAGGCCAACGGCCAGTTGCGCAGTCGTGACACCGGTTCGCTGGTGGGCAGCGAAGAGTTTCGCTATGACGCGGCGGCCAACCGTTTGGACTTCAACGCGCGGCAGTTTGACCAGGTCAAAGACAACCGGATCAAGCGCTGGCGGGATCAGGAGTATCGGTATGACCCATGGGGCAACCTGATCGAGAAGTGCTCGGGGCATAGCAAGCTGCAGAGCTTTAGCTATGACTGCGAGAACCGGCTGGTTCGGACGGAAACGCTGCGCAATGGCAAGTTGGAGAGTACGGGGCTGTACCGTTACGACAGCCTCGGGCGCCGGGTGGCCAAGCACGCTGAAATCGATGGAGTGGTGGAGCAGAAGCGGTTCCTTTGGCAAGGGCTTAGGATGCTGCGTGAGGAGACGCCTGGGCAGAACATCTTGTACCTGTATGAGCCGGGTAGCTATGCGCCTTTGGCGCGGGTTGATCAGGCTGAAGGTGAAGCGCAGAAGGTCTACTATTTCCACACTGACCAGATCGGTACGCCGCTGGAGTTGACTAACGCTGAGGGTGAGATTGTTTGGCAGGCGACGTATCGGTCCTGGGGTTCGATCGAGCATCTGGCCGTAAATGAAGTCGAGCAAAATCTACGATTGCAGGGCCAATACCTAGATAGCGAATCACTGCTGAACTACAACACGTTCCGCTACTACGATCCCGAAGTAGGTCGCTTCACTACTCAAGACCCGATCAGTATAGAGGGTGGGTTCAATCTCTATCGTTACGTTCCAAATCCGACTGGCTGGGTGGATCCATGGGGCTGGGCTTGCAATAAGCCCGGTGGATATAAATCTGGTGATGTCGATGTACACGGTAACCTATCGCCGCAAGTGAACAGGGCAGTCGGGAATAAGAATGTTGCCGCAGATGGTTTTGTACAGTCCCACCACTTTATCCAACATGAGTGGGCTAGGCTTAATGTAAAAGGATACAAGAGGAATAGCGCGCCAGCCATTTTGCTAAAGAGTAGCACGGGTGAGCCACATGCTATGATTTCTGCCATGCAACGGTCGAGGCGTAGCGGATCTGGGTTTGGAGGGACATTGCGCGACGAATTCAATGTTGCATACAAGGAAATGATTGGCGCCGGGGTTAGCCCTGGTGCAGCAAAACGTGCAGCAAGTAAATCTTATAAATACTATGAGGCTTTGGGAGCATTTAATTAA
- a CDS encoding DUF1795 domain-containing protein, with the protein MDYPLQEGSITLPEGFTDRTVNMFILGDSIPAPLNFTVSRDNLLPGEDLKAYIERQVKLIAAQLRGYTVLGKIPAQLSSTQPQAGIQVDGYYLKDGRPVYQRQAAFEVAPGRILVFSTTSQADFSGKQNDNWLDLLNSFEPRQVGATENTAQD; encoded by the coding sequence ATGGACTACCCGCTGCAGGAAGGATCTATCACCTTGCCCGAGGGCTTCACGGATCGAACCGTCAATATGTTCATCCTGGGAGACAGCATTCCAGCTCCTCTCAACTTCACCGTTTCGCGTGACAACCTGCTGCCAGGTGAAGACCTGAAAGCTTATATCGAGCGCCAGGTCAAGCTGATCGCAGCACAACTGCGCGGATACACGGTCCTCGGCAAAATACCTGCACAGCTGTCCTCCACCCAGCCACAGGCCGGTATCCAGGTTGATGGCTATTACCTAAAGGACGGCAGGCCTGTTTATCAGCGTCAGGCGGCGTTCGAGGTGGCTCCGGGGCGCATCCTGGTTTTCTCCACGACAAGCCAGGCCGACTTCAGCGGAAAACAGAACGACAATTGGTTAGACCTGTTGAACAGCTTCGAGCCTCGCCAGGTCGGCGCCACAGAAAATACAGCGCAGGATTGA